The sequence CGCTTTTATCGCCACCACCATGAGTCTAATAGCAGGCTCCTACGAGAAATTCATCTGGGGTTTCAAGCTTAAACCTTTAAAACACGATCAGCAAACCCTAATCCTAACCCCACTCTTCTCCTATCCCTCACACATTTCCCCAATCACCACCGCCGCAGCCTCCGGCCCAGTCGCCGCATCTGGTTCCGCCGACGATACAATTCACGTATACGACATTCCATCCGCCGCCTCTCTCGGCTCTCTCCACGACCACAGCGCCTCAATCACCGCCCTCTCATTTTACACTCCTCCGTCACTCTCCTTCCCTCGCAACCTGATTTCCGCTGCTGCAGACGGCTCCGTTTGCATATTCGATGCCGATCCTTTTGTTCACCTGAAAACAGTATCGGCTCACAAGAAGGGTGTAAATGACTTGACCATACATCCATCGGGAAAGTTAGCGCTCTCAGTTGGGAGAGATGAGTGTTTGGCGATGTTGAATTTAGTGAGAGGGAGAAGGAGTTTCTTTTGTAGGTTAGGGAAAGAAGCTAGTTTGGTGAAGTTTGATATCGATGGGGATAAGTTTTTTATGGTTACTGAGTGCACGATTGGCATTCATCAGTCTGAAGATGCTAAATTGGTTACTGAACTTGAGTGTTCAAAACGTGTTCTTTGTGCTGCTCCCGGAGAGGTTTGGTTTGTTTTCAACCTGTGAGTTATTTGTTTGTTAGTTTCATTACACTTGATGCTtagttcctttttttttttcctttttctaacAGAATGGGGTGCTGTTTACGGGTGGTGAGGACCGGAATGTTACAGCATGGGACACAAATAGTGGGAAAATAGCTTATTGCATTGAGGGTGCACATTCTGCTCGTGTGAAAGGTATTGTAGTGCTTAATAGGAatgatggtggtggtggtggtggtgatgaTCCGTATTTATTAGCATCTGCATCATCGGATGGAGTTATACGTGTTTGGGATGTTCGAATGGCTGTTAAGGAGAAGCCAAATCCATTGGCTGAGACTAACACAAGATCAAGGCTCACTTGTCTTGCTGGATCGTCTCTTAAATGTGAGTTATGTGCTTATTTATTTGATCAATGTTCTCTTTTTCTGTTGTTTGATCTAATTGAGTATCCTGTATGAtgacatttttctttcttataattGCTGAATGGATTGCttagtaaagatgatgtttgtATGTGTGCAACTGCTAGTTGCATGTCCAATCTTGCACAGTTTAAATGCTGACAATGGATTGTGTTGCATCAGTAATGCCTATAGGGATAAGGAGGCAGAGTTTATCTGTTCTGCTGAAAGTTAAAAATCACTTATTATCTTGTCCTGCAGCTCTTAAACGACCAGAGATGGGAAAGATTGTTCCCAAAGAAGAGCATGATACAGCAATGGAAGGTTCGCAAGATTAATGAGATCAGAACGGAGGACTTGGGTTAATGGTGTTGAACATCACACTACACATATCTCTTGGCGAcattgagaaaaaagaaaatttctctatttttttggTTGGTGCAGTTGATTCAACAGATCAATTTTGATCCTGGTCATGTTAACTTATTTTAGGTGTATGGATGATTTGTTAGTGATATACAAAATGATATTGATACGTTTCACCTTCTTACTTCTGCTGAAAGTTctatgaaagaaaattttgctttttctaTTAATGAGTTGTGATCTTTACCTTGGAGAATTTGAATTCTAAAGTTTCTTGCAAAAGGGTGAAGATTAAACCTGAAATTGGGTTGATTATCTAAAATCATAGTTTTAGATGATTATCTCCATCCATAATATATAAGCTTGGTTATGTCCTTAATGTATTAGTTCTGCATTATTCTTGGGACATTCCATTCCAATTGCTAACAGGGCTAAGCATAGCTTTACAAAGCACAAAGCATGCTTAGCTCTCTCCAATTCTTCGTTTAAATCGTCAATCACGGATACTTAAGCCTAACTTGATCCAAGTGTAGACCATGAACATTTTTAACAACTGATGATACGTTACGAACCaatgtaatatattttatttcgttttctttagataaaaaaaaactataaatctTTTAGTTCAACTTGTAtagaaaatcataataaatataaaataaataaaagaaaatgataaaacttTTCATACAATTTATAGCGTTGggaaatgataaattttagattaccCTCCaattaattgaaagaaaaagaaatagaaaaaggaacaAGCTGTGGTAGGCTCTTGGTTTCATACAAAGTGACATTATTAGAatcagaaaaagaagagagcaAAATTGCAGTTTAcatataatatgatatgaGAATGAGAGCCAAGGCAACAGAAAACAGAACCTGCCGTACAATAAACTTATATATCTAAATGCCCGTATCAGTATCATGGCCTCTACTATTCAACCAAACAAACAAACCCTTCTGCCCAAATCTAACCTCTCTCTTCCTCCGTTCAATGGCCCAACAACCAAAACCAGCTTCTCCCTCTCCGTCTCAACTTCCGGGCGCCGCAGACGCAACCGATCTTCCTCATGCACCAACACCTCCCTTCGATCCCAGTCGAAGTAATTCCCTCTCATCTTTCTGTGCTTTTCTATTCTGTTTAGGGTTTGTTTTTCTCGAATCACAGTAATTACCCGCGATTTGTTTACTATATGTTTGTTAGAAGCTcgtaattcaattaaataaattttctgtTATTTGTTGTATCcgactcttaatataaatgcACGTTTGAATTGCAAGTGATTGGCATTATCAAAAGGAAAGCCTTGATTAAAAAATTGGCGGCAGTTTACCATGCTGAGTGCCTTGCTTATTGTCAACAACTGTTggaattacaaaaaaaatctGAAGAGGTTAGGTTTATGATCCCAATTCATCTGCTCATATGCTATAGCATTATAAAGTAACTTTGGGTGGTTCTTTTAAGTTGAATGTTGTATTCAGGtttcttaaattttgattttagtgTTTATTGCAAATACTTGCAGCCATTTGTGGATTTAAAAACCCCTGATGATTCAAGGAAAGAGCCCATGAGACCCCCTAAACGTCTCAAGAAGACCCGCTAAGCATATTGTAAGATAATGCTTTTTATATTCTCATGTTTTTTGTTAAAGCTCTCAATATTATTCacgttttgtttatttctatcTGTCAAACTTTGAGTATCATAGTTTTTTAAGGATTCCTGTATCTAGAATTTACATTCTCATGAGGCCACTAGAACTTCCATTTCCCAAGAAGCATTTTCcagcttttttttctttgccaTTGTTGCATGCCTTTCCCTGTGTGTTATGCCATGGCTGCAATTTAGCATGTTATATTTCTGGAAAAGCAAGTGGCATCTTTCTTTGTCTCCAACTTCGTATAATCTCCAGTGTCTTGAATTGTCTGTTATTTCATCTGTGTTATACTGGAGCTTATACATGACGTTGAATGTCACTGTTTGCAGATGTTGTGATGACTCATCTCCTGCATTTTTATGTAAGATGTTCCCCTTTAAAGATTTGATACAAAGTAGAAACAGCAAAGATCAAAGTCAGCCACGGAGATTCAAATATTGCAATTGGTGTTATATTGTGTGCATCATAGACACTTCTGATTCACTTGGTTGCAGAAGCAACATGGTATGCTGATAGTGTATTTTATCTTGTGGGAAGTAGCTTGATTGAAATCAGAGGTTTTCCCAGCATCTTCATCTGTTTTTTATGAGGGCCAACATTCTGTTATTTAATCATTTCAACAGCTACTTGGCTTTAGTAGGATACATGATAAGAATGGATCATCTGCTGCCCCCTTCAACATTTTTTGTTCCATAGATGTAATGGCCGATGGCCAGAGTTATTAGATACCAATCATTTAGAAGACAAGAAAACATCATGCTTGGATACATTTGGCAAATTCAGAGAACATGTTCTAGCAGTAATGAAATGTTCAGATATTGggaaatctttttctttcttctggTGTATGTTGTAGCATCACATTGATTCTGGAAGTGGAGAAGCTATCGAGTTATCTATGTTGTTGGtgcaatgaaataaaataagtgtCCTGGATACAAGGGACGAATATCAGGCTGCCTACTTGTGCATAAACCTGTAATAAACAGTCTTCATGACTCTGTTATTTTGCGAGACGGACAGATTGAAATGGGTTTAAGATGTCAAGTGTTAGCCTAACTAATAGCAAACTGTGTGAGCTGAGTCCCCGTCTCTTAtatctccttcttcttcttcttctttcataTTTCCTTCTCTTTTCCAGGAAAGGGCAATGGCTCCAAATTTTCACTTTCTACTGTGTTCTCATGTATGGGAACCATGGTTGACTTACATTTATCATTGATAACAAGGATGCACATCTAATTTCAGGTACTTACTAGCGGAAACAAAGTTATCtgaacattttatttttcttttttcattttgaatgaGAAGTACAAAAATGTTCAACGCTAACATTCAATGTTTATACCTtcttacaaaaagaaaataattgcaaTCGGCCACCGTtgtatttcttaaaaaagtaCGCCTCTACATGGTTGTGTTATATCCTGTCTATggaattcttcttttaaacgCTTAGCTTCCTAATCTATCTTTCAAGTGTGTTTTGCTCCGAAGTTGTGTTCCCATCAGCAAGTTCATGTTTGCTGCAAGAAACAAGTCAGTGAGTACTCTGGTAAGAAACATCATCAACCAGACAAATGTACCATACCAGGATACAGTAGGAAGAAAGCGATTACCTATGATTTAAATAACAATCCCCATACTCTTTGCCATAGATTACTTGGAGAAAATGGTGAAGAGATCTGTCCAATGCTCAATTCAACGGCAGGTCCCATCTCAGGCACAAGTTTGACAGATTCAGATAGTCGATTGAGTAGATTCATCAAGGCAATCACTTCATTCCGTTGTAACTGCAGCTGAGGGCCAAGACAATTTGTTTCAGTGCCAAAATAAAAGTATGTGACAAGTTGAGCAATAACTAGTAGCTGAAAAGGTTCATGCGTTAGCCATTGAGAAGATAACTAGAATAATAAAGAACATAACCAAATATAAAAGCAATACTGACTctgaagaaaaagattattcCTACACCGCCCCAACTTGAGGCCTTATTCAAAGAGTTAAAGCAGGATCAGCCATTTTAGCATGCAGAAAATCAGATTTAGTGTTGTCAGGTGCATCTAATATTATCCCAGGGCTCCTCTGACATGGGCAGGGAGGGTTGAGATTGAAGCAATGTAGGTCTGCTTTTGCTTTAAATGTCACATATCCATGAGCAGAATTCAAAGTTatccatcaaaattttaaggcttataaacataaaaaactCGCATCGCAAAATAGAAAGGCGCACTAGTAGGAAACAAGAGACATTACAGATGATAATTCTAAGCAAAAACCGTAGATGCATTGAATGATCATATTCCCGTGCTAACAAACTACATAAACTAGATACTTACAGTCTGACCCAAGTGCTCCCGGCCATTATCAGAGAAGAGGATTTTCAATGCGGTACCAAGACCAAGAACCTGAAGCTTTCCCCACAGTCGACACTTCTCGCAACCTACACAGTCCATCAAAGCACTGCAATGCCAACAAATCGTTATATAGTTGCATACATAAAAATGCAGAAACCACAGGGATGAGATTATGCTTTTAGTAATTGTTGCATTTTGATAGCTAATTACAAATAAGAAGGCAAATGTCAGGATCTGGCGTCTACATTTGATGCCAGACACAATTGAAGATTTTGGTAGTCTATAGTTTCAAAAGGAACAGCCAAAATAAGTTTGAGATACACCTAATGTTCCGAAATCGTTCTTGAATCTTCTGCTTCAGTTCAGGTCCACGTTGGCCTTTCCACAACTTAGCCTCGTCAAATGGGAGGGGACATGCTGCTTGAAGTTTTGAATTGTAAAGCAGCTGTCTCATCAACGAATGTGTCCGGAGGTCTTCAGTAGGGTTACCAGTGTCGTATTCAGCTTGTTCCAAGTACTCAGCAGCCtgaatgcattacaagataaCTATTAGATACAATACCTTTgaagaaacaataaaatctTACTGACTTGATTCATAATAGATATACATGAAGATGCAAGAATTCTATAGTTTGGTTCTGTGACTTATAACGATATGGACAAAATAAAATGGCACCATTGCAAGATGTAAAGATAACATATTAAAACAGCATTCTATGATTTGATTACCCAGTATATCTGACTAGATGTCCTACTAATACTCACCTTTGTCACAGCTCGGAGAACAAAGAGGAATGAAAAGTACAAGTTTCGAACGCGATCAGGGTATCTCAAAACCCGATCATACATCAATGTAAGATTTTGTCCCCACTGCAAAAAGAGGagaaattgaaaaggaaattATAATTAGATTCTCCAATAAATCACAAAGTACATACAAAATCCTCCTTCTAAAATGCAATGTATGGCCTGCTTAAAATGCTCAGACAGTGAGCTCATTTGCAAAGAGGCTATTTCCACACCTTCGAACCCATGATCAACAGGTTACCAAGGAACAACTTAAACAGTTGTGCCAATGCTCACCCTCAATCAATGGCCTGCTTAATGGACAAAAACTGTTCAACTTTCTACCACCCACCAAAAATTGAAAAGGCTCTTACTAACTGCCCAAATTGGAACAGGAAATGACACTTAAAATCCTACAGTGACTTCAATTTGTGCAGACAGCTCATTTCAAGGGAGCTTAGCCATTGGCCCAACAGGATTTTATAGTTATAAAAGTGGGGCATGGACAAGTACAACATGTGAGGAGGCAGCATTGCCATGGCCCAAATTCATAATAACACAAGTTGAGAGCATAAAGCTAAAATTCATACCAAGTTTTTGGATTCGTCAAGTAGATAATCTGCAGCTATATGGATTGAAATAGAGGAGTGAAGACCAGATATCAACTTGTACAATATCCTTTCCTCTTGGCACAACTCTTCAGATGGGTCTGCATACAATGAAGTTCATATTAGA comes from Ricinus communis isolate WT05 ecotype wild-type chromosome 5, ASM1957865v1, whole genome shotgun sequence and encodes:
- the LOC107262471 gene encoding uncharacterized protein LOC107262471; translated protein: MPVSVSWPLLFNQTNKPFCPNLTSLFLRSMAQQPKPASPSPSQLPGAADATDLPHAPTPPFDPSRMIGIIKRKALIKKLAAVYHAECLAYCQQLLELQKKSEEPFVDLKTPDDSRKEPMRPPKRLKKTR
- the LOC8260976 gene encoding p21-activated protein kinase-interacting protein 1-like, with amino-acid sequence MSLIAGSYEKFIWGFKLKPLKHDQQTLILTPLFSYPSHISPITTAAASGPVAASGSADDTIHVYDIPSAASLGSLHDHSASITALSFYTPPSLSFPRNLISAAADGSVCIFDADPFVHLKTVSAHKKGVNDLTIHPSGKLALSVGRDECLAMLNLVRGRRSFFCRLGKEASLVKFDIDGDKFFMVTECTIGIHQSEDAKLVTELECSKRVLCAAPGENGVLFTGGEDRNVTAWDTNSGKIAYCIEGAHSARVKGIVVLNRNDGGGGGGDDPYLLASASSDGVIRVWDVRMAVKEKPNPLAETNTRSRLTCLAGSSLKSLKRPEMGKIVPKEEHDTAMEGSQD
- the LOC8260978 gene encoding endoplasmic reticulum oxidoreductin-1, which translates into the protein MVGSEPEKKKRNSEGKQWRWVVIGAIIALIFAFTTASITTPNINLFGQPNESCSCPQKYSGMVEDCCCDYETVDRLNEEVLHPSLQDLVKTPFFRYFKVKLWCDCPFWPDDGMCRLRDCSVCECPEGEFPESFRTPFRGGLPSDNLLCQEGKPQAAVDRTLDSKAFRGWTEIDNPWTNDDETDNAEMTYVNLQLNPERYTGYTGPSARRIWDAVYSENCPRYPSEELCQEERILYKLISGLHSSISIHIAADYLLDESKNLWGQNLTLMYDRVLRYPDRVRNLYFSFLFVLRAVTKAAEYLEQAEYDTGNPTEDLRTHSLMRQLLYNSKLQAACPLPFDEAKLWKGQRGPELKQKIQERFRNISALMDCVGCEKCRLWGKLQVLGLGTALKILFSDNGREHLGQTLQLQRNEVIALMNLLNRLSESVKLVPEMGPAVELSIGQISSPFSPSNLWQRVWGLLFKS